From a single Sorghum bicolor cultivar BTx623 chromosome 5, Sorghum_bicolor_NCBIv3, whole genome shotgun sequence genomic region:
- the LOC110435688 gene encoding uncharacterized protein LOC110435688 isoform X2: protein MARRGRCHRQRRLRRWSFSSLLKLPGYAYKEWLRFVHKGFFALFQKEYEKDQLKEKEDEVKLKADRFAGYKSICLFGLGSLFWGSATGFLGQLKEKDEKADKAPDRSAWMDFCFLYSAFALLFMLLGVAASSFPNSSWFAPSVAGFGSLQALILVLGGFHVASLKYHSYGKETKYSMIGSTILIIIYWGLSVQDPIILHFVVKLFFWLVSLIAYVVYMGGRMVWQFGKCAWTKIRTNVLSLKSTLMAWNHSTNDYQHLPQTVSSQSVAVSEGSQGAPPNRISVKALIKSSTLWRLSNPTESSVTSAL, encoded by the exons AAGTTGCCGGGGTACGCTTACAAAGAGTGGCTGCGATTCGTGCATAAGGGTTTCTTTGCACTGTTCCAGAAAGAATATGAGAAAGATCAACTGAAGGAGAAAGAGGATGAG GTGAAGTTAAAGGCTGATCGGTTTGCTGGTTATAAGAGTATTTGCCTCTTTGGATTGGGCTCTTTGTTCTGGGGGAGCGCCACGGGCTTTCTTGGGCAACTAAAAGAGAAAGATGAGAAAGCCGACAAGGCTCCAGATCGTTCTGCATGGATGGATTTCTGCTTTCTATATTCAGCTTTTGCACTTTTGTTCATGCTTCTAGGTGTTGCTGCATCTAGCTTTCCAAACTCATCCTGGTTCGCCCCATCTGTCGCTGGTTTTGGAAGTTTACAGGCTCTAATTTTAGTCTTGGGGGGCTTCCATGTGGCATCCCTCAAATACCATTCCTATGGTAAAGAGACCAAATACTCCATGATTGGGTCCACTATCCTTATCATAATCTACTGGGGCCTGAGCGTTCAAGATCCTATA ATCCTTCATTTTGTGGTGAAACTATTTTTCTGGCTAGTCAGCTTAATAGCCTATGTAGTGTACATGGGTGGCCGCATGGTTTGGCAGTTTGGCAAATGCGCTTGGACAAAAATTAGGACAAATGTGCTCTCTCTGAAAAGCACTTTGATGGCTTGGAACCATTCAACAAACGACTATCAACATCTGCCTCAAACAGTCAGTTCCCAAAG TGTAGCAGTCTCTGAAGGTTCTCAAGGTGCTCCACCAAACAGAATCTCTGTGAAGGCTCTCATCAAATCCAGTACTTTGTGGAGGCTCTCAAATCCAACTGAATCATCTGTGACATCTGCTCTGTGA
- the LOC110435688 gene encoding uncharacterized protein LOC110435688 isoform X1, which translates to MARRGRCHRQRRLRRWSFSSLLKLPGYAYKEWLRFVHKGFFALFQKEYEKDQLKEKEDEQVKLKADRFAGYKSICLFGLGSLFWGSATGFLGQLKEKDEKADKAPDRSAWMDFCFLYSAFALLFMLLGVAASSFPNSSWFAPSVAGFGSLQALILVLGGFHVASLKYHSYGKETKYSMIGSTILIIIYWGLSVQDPIILHFVVKLFFWLVSLIAYVVYMGGRMVWQFGKCAWTKIRTNVLSLKSTLMAWNHSTNDYQHLPQTVSSQSVAVSEGSQGAPPNRISVKALIKSSTLWRLSNPTESSVTSAL; encoded by the exons AAGTTGCCGGGGTACGCTTACAAAGAGTGGCTGCGATTCGTGCATAAGGGTTTCTTTGCACTGTTCCAGAAAGAATATGAGAAAGATCAACTGAAGGAGAAAGAGGATGAG CAGGTGAAGTTAAAGGCTGATCGGTTTGCTGGTTATAAGAGTATTTGCCTCTTTGGATTGGGCTCTTTGTTCTGGGGGAGCGCCACGGGCTTTCTTGGGCAACTAAAAGAGAAAGATGAGAAAGCCGACAAGGCTCCAGATCGTTCTGCATGGATGGATTTCTGCTTTCTATATTCAGCTTTTGCACTTTTGTTCATGCTTCTAGGTGTTGCTGCATCTAGCTTTCCAAACTCATCCTGGTTCGCCCCATCTGTCGCTGGTTTTGGAAGTTTACAGGCTCTAATTTTAGTCTTGGGGGGCTTCCATGTGGCATCCCTCAAATACCATTCCTATGGTAAAGAGACCAAATACTCCATGATTGGGTCCACTATCCTTATCATAATCTACTGGGGCCTGAGCGTTCAAGATCCTATA ATCCTTCATTTTGTGGTGAAACTATTTTTCTGGCTAGTCAGCTTAATAGCCTATGTAGTGTACATGGGTGGCCGCATGGTTTGGCAGTTTGGCAAATGCGCTTGGACAAAAATTAGGACAAATGTGCTCTCTCTGAAAAGCACTTTGATGGCTTGGAACCATTCAACAAACGACTATCAACATCTGCCTCAAACAGTCAGTTCCCAAAG TGTAGCAGTCTCTGAAGGTTCTCAAGGTGCTCCACCAAACAGAATCTCTGTGAAGGCTCTCATCAAATCCAGTACTTTGTGGAGGCTCTCAAATCCAACTGAATCATCTGTGACATCTGCTCTGTGA